The nucleotide sequence TCGGTGCTGACGTGCCCGCTGCAGCAAGTCCACATCCTCAAAAAGTGGCCACGGCTCGAACCCGCCCAGCTTCCGATAATAACTGGCGCGAATCAAAATCCCCTGATCGCCAAAGCGCGTGAATACCGAGTCGAACCGCGTGAACCACGCACTGCGTTTCAGCAGCCAATGCGGGTCGTCGAATTTAACGCGAAAACTCGCCACCCGCCCGCGCTCGCTGGCGCAATACGCTTGGGCGACCTCGCGGGCAGGCGCGTCAATCAAGGTGTCGGCGTGTAGAAAGAGGAGCCAGGGTCGGGTCGCCAAGCGACTGCCGGCATGCAGTTGCACGCCCCGCCCGCGCTGCGGCGCAATCCACGTGCGCACCCCGGCACCGATCGCGAGGGCCAGGGTTTGGTCCGTGCTGCCCCCATCGACCACGATGACTTCGGCGGCGGGCCACACCTGCGCCAGCCGTCGCAACGTCGCGGGCAAATGGGCCGCTTCATTGAGGGTCGGGATAATTACGGAAGGGGCGGAGATCGCCATCACGGAGCAGCGTTCGCGGGTGCCGGACTTATTTCCAGCACCATGTCGGAAAACCAGCCGGTGGCCCGGTGATCCGATCCATCGGTGTCCACCATGACGGCAATGGCGTTGATCACAGAGGGCGCTTCACCAAAACAGGCGGCATAGTCGGCGAGCACATCCCGGGTTTCAAAACGCCACTCCACCGGCGTCGGTGTTTGTCGATCGCTGTCACTCTGCAGCACCATCAGGCGCACGTGATCACTGTAAGGGCTCGCAAAGCGGCTCCCTTCCGGTTCGCGGGCGGACCACACATAATTGATGGCCCGGGTGCGGGTCGGCAGCCACGATGTTTCGAAGATCACAAACACGCGCGCCGCGTAGTTGTCGCCGGCCTTGGTGCGCTCGGGCGGATCACCCTGCAAGGTGCCGGTCGCATGCCAGCGCCAACGCAGGACCGCATGAGTGGGTTGCTCCACCTTGAGCTCGCGAACCAGCGATCGGTTCGCGTCTTCACTGCGCCCCACCAGCACTTGGCGTCCGGCCATCATCTCCCACGTGTAGTGGGTGGGTTTGATCAACGGGAAACCGCGGACGCTCCAAGCCGCCGTTGATTCCGGAGTAATGAGTTCGATTTTCGCCACCACCGGTTGGACGCTCGGCGATGATCCCACGACGGCCCCCGCCATACCGGCTGCCAGCAGCAAACGTCCGCCGCGTAAGGCGGCATGGCAGGAAACCCACATGCCGACAGGTTCGCGCAACTCACGGCACGGAGCAATCCCGTCCCTGAAAAGTTCCTGCGACAGCCATGCGGCTTAAGTAGCCTACCTACAAGGTAGGTGGGCGATCGCGTTTTACCACCCGTGCTCGGTATTTATCGCGCGCGAGCGCGCTCC is from Synoicihabitans lomoniglobus and encodes:
- a CDS encoding TIGR04283 family arsenosugar biosynthesis glycosyltransferase; protein product: MAISAPSVIIPTLNEAAHLPATLRRLAQVWPAAEVIVVDGGSTDQTLALAIGAGVRTWIAPQRGRGVQLHAGSRLATRPWLLFLHADTLIDAPAREVAQAYCASERGRVASFRVKFDDPHWLLKRSAWFTRFDSVFTRFGDQGILIRASYYRKLGGFEPWPLFEDVDLLQRARQHRPVDVLPASVTTSARRFRARGHLKQQLRNGALLLRFLAGADPRRLAPAYPPVGQLGGPGGQS
- a CDS encoding DUF3047 domain-containing protein — its product is MWVSCHAALRGGRLLLAAGMAGAVVGSSPSVQPVVAKIELITPESTAAWSVRGFPLIKPTHYTWEMMAGRQVLVGRSEDANRSLVRELKVEQPTHAVLRWRWHATGTLQGDPPERTKAGDNYAARVFVIFETSWLPTRTRAINYVWSAREPEGSRFASPYSDHVRLMVLQSDSDRQTPTPVEWRFETRDVLADYAACFGEAPSVINAIAVMVDTDGSDHRATGWFSDMVLEISPAPANAAP